From the Drosophila simulans strain w501 chromosome 2L, Prin_Dsim_3.1, whole genome shotgun sequence genome, the window TAGCAGTGGGCTTTGCACGGAGCACACCACACGCAAGGCGCGTTATCCTTGTTCACAAGGTAACGCCTGGGGCAAGGAGCTTTGGGAGAAGGACGAATAGTCACACTGATCGCAAGGATCAGACTCTCCGCTGCTGTGGCGCACACAGTCCACTGCCTCCCCGTGCATCTCAAGGTTCGAAatcggacggacggacagaatTTGTGGGTTCGTATTGTGGAATGGGAGCATTTAGCTTGGAAGCAGACTTACATGGATAAGTTGGGGGTGTGTTGTAGTAGTTCCAGACACGGGGATCGGGAATGCCGCCCTCGGGCAGAGGGGGACAGCACATGCCCGGAGCAGGAGAGCACGGGATGGGAGACGGGGCTCCACATGGCGGACTGTGGGGGCCACAGCAGGGTGTTTCATTACAGGGTCCACAGCATCCACATCCGTTGCACATGTTGAGTTTGTCTAAGGCTGCGAGCGACAAGTTAATATGTTATGCTTGaacaaaaatttataacaCTCACTTTTTTGGTTGAGTTATTctcgaaaaaataaatttggaatTTAGAGAAAAATTTAGAAGTCGAAGCGACTGGTCCGAGAGTCAGATATCGAATGAGGTTAGCTGTTCCCTTGGCCCAGCACATCCAGTTCAAGTCTCGGTTCGGGTTGGCTTAAAAGTCATGGCCAACTTTATGCAATTTCATGGCCTACTTGGACTTAGCAAAGTTTAAGAAATCGCCACAGATctacatacgtatatatctatttatatatctatcaCTAAAGCACAATATTGGCCCCGCGAATTGTTTAGTAGGTGACCTAAAGTAAAGTTGACTCATTAAGATTGGAACATGGCTCTTCCAGCTCGAAAAAATGGGTTTAAGACGAAGTACTATCACTAAAGTAGTTAAATCTATAATGCCATGGAAGCCCACCGTAATGCAATTGATAttcattaatatatatatccaaatATCTGTGGCACATAtgaatgtatattttatggcCTAATTTAgtattctaaatatttataaatatttgaaccATAGGTAGCCATAAAGTAAATGCAACCTGTAACCCCCAAAATGCAcagaaaataatttcaattcgtttatttgtaatttaatgcCAAATAGATTCCAGATACCAACATATGATTTTGTGTTTAAATCAAGACAGTTGGACGAATTGCATATGGGTGCCCAAAAAGCTTCGAGCCCTTCTAGTAATGGGTATTCCGCAGGTGGCTACATCTTGATTTAGCCAACTTAAATTTTGTATCAACCAAAACTACGTCACAAAACGACAACATGTCCCGCCAAGGAAGTGGCCCATCAGGATCCGATCGAAACACTTGCCAGGAAATACTTATAAACCACCTGTGGGATGAGAAAGGTAAAACCAGTGAATGAGGAAGGTATCGCAGCTACTTACACGCGACAGGATGCGGATGGAGGTCAAAGGGTCATGAAGGATTTGGGGCCTGGCAACAGCATTTGGTCCATGGATCCTACCTCTGCGCTCACGAAGCTCAGGACATGTTATCCTTGTTGACGGATCAGCGTAGTGGGCATAAAGCTCCTGCAGAAGGACAAGAAGCGTCACCACAAGCAGATGTTCCAGATGCTGTGACCTGCAAAGTCCTTGGGCATGCCTCGTGCTCCTCCGCTCCATGGTTTTTACGTTCTATGGACCCCCCACCGCCGGGACAGATGGACGAATAGACGTACTGatagacggacggacaggcggacagGTGGACGGACAGAGACCTGGACCGGACTTACATGGGTACGTCACAGGTGCGTTATAGTAGTTCCAGACACGCGGATCGGGAATGCCGCCTTCGGGAAGCGGAGGGCAGCACATGCCCGGAGCAGGAGAGCAGGGAATGGGCGACGGAGCTCCGCATGGAGGACTGTGCGGGCCACAGCAGGGAGATATATTACAGCAGCAGGGACCGCATCCACAGCAGCCGCCGGCAACGCGTCCACCGCATCCGGCACCGCCATTTGGCGCTCCAGTGGCGGCACAGCGCATACGCTTGTTGTTCACGCCCATCATCATGTTGGCGTATCGCAGCGGGAATGCAGCCGGACCGCAGGTGGGGAAGGGGAAGCACAGGCAGGCCGGTCGGCCCTGGCAGGCGGACCGCGGGCACTTGTCCTGCAGACCGTTCCGCTTCACGCAGTCGCAGGTGGTGTACATGATGCCGCATCGTAACTCCCGGCTGCGGCATCCGCGCGGCTGGAAAGGATGCCATACATAGTGGTCGAGTGGTCAGTGGTGTGGGGCATATGGATACTCACCTCCAACGATCCACATCCGTCACACATCTTGAGCCCGTCGAGCGCTGCAGGACAACGGATTTAAAATATACTATTTTCTTCCCGGGATAAACTTACTCtatttggccaaattaatttcgaagaaaaattttgaatttggaaTTTAGAAAATTTTGAAGCTGGCCGAAACGAAAGGTCCGAGAGTTTGGTATCGAATGAGGAATGATCCCCACATCCCTGGCCATATTCGGTTCCATTTGAGATGAAATGCAAGGCCAACTTGTTGGAATTATAGCCTACTAGATTTTTAGAAAGAGTTTATATTAgattcaaaatgcaaaaagcttTCTCGCTCTTTTCGAAAGCTCTGTTATCAGCTAATAGTATTATGCGATCTGCTTAGAAGTCTGATAGGCGATCCTCCTTTCAGTTCATTCCAAGTTCCCAAGCTGATCGGATTGGAGCAATGCCAAACATTGCAGTTATCGGTGCCGGGGTTAATGGTGTTGCCAGTGCCATTAAGATACTGGAACACTATGTGAACGATGGAAAGACACCCATAAAGGTGACGATCATATCGGAGGATTTCACGCCGAACACCACAGGAGATGGTTCGGCGGGTCTCTGGGGTCCCTACCTTCTGGGCAGCACTTCGCAGGCGAAAGTCTAGTAAGTATTACtagttttatattatatttttatttaacttattttcgaTCAGCAAGTGGTCGAAGAGCATGCACCAGTTTCTGGAGCAGATCTGGCTGAGTGAGGATGCCGGAGAGGCTGGGGTGTGTCTACTACCCTGCATTCGGCTGAGCACCTCAACGGTGGACACGGTCGAAGATTTCTGGCGTGACATTGTCT encodes:
- the LOC6731273 gene encoding male-specific sperm protein Mst84Dd isoform X1; this translates as MCNGCGCCGPCNETPCCGPHSPPCGAPSPIPCSPAPGMCCPPLPEGGIPDPRVWNYYNTPPTYPCKSASKLNAPIPQYEPTNSVRPSDFEP
- the LOC6731273 gene encoding uncharacterized protein LOC6731273 isoform X3, with amino-acid sequence MCNGCGCCGPSPCPRRYLVNKDNAPCVWCAPCKAHCYNTPPKCCC
- the LOC6731273 gene encoding keratin-associated protein 5-5 isoform X4 — encoded protein: MCDGCGSLEPRGCRSRELRCGIMYTTCDCVKRNGLQDKCPRSACQGRPACLCFPFPTCGPAAFPLRYANMMMGVNNKRMRCAATGAPNGGAGCGGRVAGGCCGCGPCCCNISPCCGPHSPPCCGPCNETPCCGPHSPPCGAPSPIPCSPAPGMCCPPLPEGGIPDPRVWNYYNTPPTYPCGF
- the LOC6731273 gene encoding male-specific sperm protein Mst84Dd isoform X2, yielding MCNGCGCCGPCNETPCCGPHSPPCGAPSPIPCSPAPGMCCPPLPEGGIPDPRVWNYYNTPPTYPCGF